In a genomic window of Mastacembelus armatus chromosome 3, fMasArm1.2, whole genome shotgun sequence:
- the rab4a gene encoding ras-related protein Rab-4A isoform X1, whose amino-acid sequence MSESYDFLFKFLVIGNAGTGKSCLLHQFIEKRFKDESNHTIGVEFGSKIIGVVNKMVKLQIWDTAGQERFRSVTRSYYRGAAGALLVYDITSRETYNALTTWLSDARMLASQNIVIILCGNKKDLDSDREVTFLEASRFAQENELMFLETSALTGENVEEAFVQCARKILNKIESGELDPERMGSGIQYGDAALRQLRSPRRTQPQGTQECGC is encoded by the exons ATGTCGGAGTCATACG atttcctttttaaattcCTGGTGATTGGGAATGCTGGAACAGGAAAATCATGTCTTCTGCACCAGTTCATAGAGAAGAGAT TTAAAGATGAATCCAACCACACAATTGGAGTGGAGTTTGGCTCTAAGATCATCGGTGTGGTCAACAAAATGGTCAAACTGCAGATTTGGGACACTGCAGGGCAAGAAAGGTTCAG GTCTGTGACCAGAAGTTACtacagaggagcagcaggagcccTGCTGGTCTATGATATCACCAG TCGAGAGACATATAACGCCTTGACCACATGGTTAAGTGATGCGAGGATGCTGGCCAGTCAAAACATAGTCATCATCCTGTGTGGAAACAAGAAGGACTTggacagtgacagagaagttACATTCCTGGAGGCTTCTCGCTTCGCTCAGGAGAATG AGCTAATGTTTCTGGAGACCAGTGCCCTAACTGGGGAGAACGTTGAGGAGGCTTTTGTCCAGTGTGCTCGAAAAATCCTTAACAAGATAGAATCAG gagAGCTGGATCCTGAGAGGATGGGATCAGGAATCCAGTATGGTGACGCTGCATTAAGACAGCTCCGTTCTCCTCGTCGTACTCAGCCACAAGGCACCCAAGAGTGTGGTTGCTAG
- the ccsapb gene encoding centriole, cilia and spindle-associated protein produces the protein MVTKRIRSEYMKKFTDPKWETYNKCYEEMLKYRLTRRMLEHTHKPWFWSGSDSDSDSGGRSTTPTGRKQRSEAELEECEGVRMDTQQEQQTRTDGSVHKVPFQGEEEKEEKASLQKSTDHGIQLNTVRLTSVPEVKREEQQASSSQPSKWSTIPYTEQDQKINTGGPQPQQSKPSKSSKQAWRSQRVRPLSSRQPKEDKESRHPFALYGSGERDADIAGRKTHNVGPASSTNEIHESALRAKTRREVERHIQTQKTKQQRAKSAVLDKARKLLQPEFNPWLTEYMRCFSARSR, from the exons ATGGTGACAAAGAGGATCCGGTCGGAGTACATGAAGAAATTCACAGACCCCAAGTGGGAGACTTACAATAAGTGTTACGAGGAGATGCTGAAGTACAGGCTGACCCGCAGGATGctggagcacacacacaaaccctggTTTTGGAGTGGCTCTGACTCTGACTCAGATTCTGGAGGAAGAAGTACCACACCTACCGGTAGGAAACAACGGTCTGAGGCTGAGCTAGAGGAGTGTGAGGGAGTGAGAATGGACacacagcaggagcagcagaccAGAACCGATGGATCTGTACACAAGGTTCCCTTtcaaggggaggaggagaaggaggagaaagcgTCTCTTCAGAAGTCAACAGATCATG GCATACAGCTTAATACTGTCAGACTGACCAGTGTACCAGAGGTAAAGAGAGAGGAACAGCAAGCCAGCAGCAGCCAGCCCAGTAAATGGTCAACAATTCCTTACACAGAACAAGACCAAA AGATAAACACTGGAGGACCACAACCACAGCAGAGTAAACCCTCCAAATCCTCAAAACAAGCTTGGCGTTCCCAGCGAGTAAGGCCTTTATCATCACGGCAGCCCAAGGAGGATAAGGAGAGCAGACATCCCTTTGCCCTGTATGGTTCAGGAGAGAGGGATGCAGACATtgctggaagaaaaacacataatgtaGGCCCTGCTTCTTCAACTAATGAG ATCCATGAGTCGGCTCTACGTGCTAAGACCAGGCGGGAGGTGGAGCGTCACATCCAGACCCAGAAAACCAAACAGCAGAGAGCCAAGTCTGCTGTTCTGGACAAGGCAAGGAAGCTGCTTCAACCTGAGTTTAACCCTTGGCTTACTGAGTACATGCGCTGCTTCTCTGCACGATCACGATaa
- the rab4a gene encoding ras-related protein Rab-4A isoform X2, which yields MVKLQIWDTAGQERFRSVTRSYYRGAAGALLVYDITSRETYNALTTWLSDARMLASQNIVIILCGNKKDLDSDREVTFLEASRFAQENELMFLETSALTGENVEEAFVQCARKILNKIESGELDPERMGSGIQYGDAALRQLRSPRRTQPQGTQECGC from the exons ATGGTCAAACTGCAGATTTGGGACACTGCAGGGCAAGAAAGGTTCAG GTCTGTGACCAGAAGTTACtacagaggagcagcaggagcccTGCTGGTCTATGATATCACCAG TCGAGAGACATATAACGCCTTGACCACATGGTTAAGTGATGCGAGGATGCTGGCCAGTCAAAACATAGTCATCATCCTGTGTGGAAACAAGAAGGACTTggacagtgacagagaagttACATTCCTGGAGGCTTCTCGCTTCGCTCAGGAGAATG AGCTAATGTTTCTGGAGACCAGTGCCCTAACTGGGGAGAACGTTGAGGAGGCTTTTGTCCAGTGTGCTCGAAAAATCCTTAACAAGATAGAATCAG gagAGCTGGATCCTGAGAGGATGGGATCAGGAATCCAGTATGGTGACGCTGCATTAAGACAGCTCCGTTCTCCTCGTCGTACTCAGCCACAAGGCACCCAAGAGTGTGGTTGCTAG